The nucleotide window GCGCGACGATGATCATGAGCGGCGAGGCGATGCCGATCTGCTCATAGGTCGGTGCGAACGCGATCATGGCCGTGCCGAGCATCATCAGGCCGATGGACACGGTGAGCGACGCCTTGCGGCCGGCGCGGTCGGCGTAGCTGCCGAGAATGATCGAGCCGAGCGGGCGGGTGACGAACGAGATACCGAAGGTGCCGACGGCCAGCAGCAGCGACGTCGTGGCATCGTGCGCCGGGAAGAACAACTGACCGATCACGATGGCGAAGTAGCCGTAGATCAGCAGATCGTAGAACTCGAGTGCGTTGCCGATGCTCGCGGCGCAGATCTCGCGCCACGGGTTGTGGGGTTGGGTGTTGCCTGTCATGCCCTGCTCCTCTGGATTACTGCTGGCGTTGGAAATGTCTGGCGGTCGCGCGGCACGCACTCGATGCGCGCCCCGGACCCCCTGCCAGTCTCAGGAAGCGGAGTGTAGGCGGCAGAAATTCTGGCTCCGTGCCGTTTCGGCACGCAGAAGTGCTGATTGGAGCGATGGGGCCGCGCCTCGAACCGAAGCCCATCGGTAGAATGAATGCACGTTCACTCCGGCCATTTTCCCGACACTTATGCGCCACGCCCTCGCCGCCGCCCTGTTGTGCCTGCCGTTGCTCGCCCATGCCGATTGCAAGGATCGCCTGACCGGTTGGGCGAAGACGCTCCAGCCCGGCCGCACGCTCGACACCGACTTCGCCACCTGCAAGGTCTGGCCCGCGAACCCCGCCTGGACGCTCGCCGTGCTCCCCTTGCCGCAACCCGGCGGCACCGACGAGGACCGGGTCTATGACGTGGAAGTGCTCGTCGCCGATAGCCAGAGCGGCAAGATCGTCGCGCATCGTTTCGAGAAGGCCGCCATCACGTCGGATGCCATCGTGCTGCGCGGACTCGCGCTCGATACGGCAGCGTGGCGCCTGACACCTCAAGTCACTGCGTTTGGCACACGCACGACGCTTGAAGGATCGTCGCGCGTGAATCCCTTCTCGCAAACGACGCTCAGCCTGTATGTCGTCGACGGCGCCACGCTGCGCAAGGTCGTCGACGGGCTGGCCACGCAGTCGAGCGGCGGCGAATGGGACGGCAACTGCGCGGGAAGCTTCACCGACACCTCGCGCATCGTTTCCGTCGGCGCGCCGGGAAAGGATGGCTACGCCAGCCTCGTCGTCAGCGAAAAGACCACCACCACCACGAACAAGCCGACTCGCAACGACTGCGCGAGCAAGGAGCGCACCTCGAGAGGCGCAAACGTCACCCTTGAATACGACGGCGCCCGCTACGCATTACCGAAGGCGCTGGCAGGGCAATGATGCGCCAGGGCGGGTTCGGGTGCGGCATATGGCCGCAGGCGAAGGCGATGTCACGCCCCCTACCGCCCCGAACGCCCCGACCGCATTGAGGTCCGGTGCGCCGCGCATGAATATGCTCGCCGCCCATCCCCTATCCCGCCCTTCGGAATTCCACCGACCCTGCTTATACTGCGAATAATTATCGTTCGCGTTATATCCGTATCATGCAGTTGTCGGCGTTGAAGAAGGGCAGTACCGCGACCGTGGATTCGGTCGTCGATCAGATGCAACCCGATGCCATCGCGCATCGCTTGCGCGAGTTGGGTTTCGTGGCCGGCGAACCGGTGCGCGTGGTTGCGCTGGCGCCTTGGGGCGGCAACCCGATGGTCGTGCAGGTCGGCGCGACGCGCTTCGCACTGCGCCGCGACGAAGCGGCGCGCGTTCAGGTCCGGCTGGGGTGAACCGCATGCCATCGACCACGCTCAGCATCGCCCTCGTCGGCAACCCCAACTGCGGCAAGACCGCACTCTTCAATCGCCTGACCGGCGCGCGCCAGAAGGTCGCCAACTATGCCGGCGTCACCGTCGAGCGCAAGGAAGGCGCGTTCGTCTCGCCCGCGGGCACAACGGTCCGCGTGCTCGACCTGCCCGGCACCTACAGCCTCTCGGCCACCAGTCTCGACGAGAAGGTCACGCACGACGTCCTGCACGGCGCCTATCCGGGCGAAGCGGTTCCCGAGCTGATCGTGTGCGTGGTCGACGCCACGAACCTGCGCCTGCATTTGCGCTTCGTGCTCGAAGTGCTGGCGCTGGGTCGCCCCACCGTACTGGCCCTGAACATGATGGACGCCGCCCGTCGACGCGGCATCGAAATCGATGTGGCCGCGCTCTCG belongs to Pandoraea pnomenusa and includes:
- a CDS encoding FeoA family protein produces the protein MQLSALKKGSTATVDSVVDQMQPDAIAHRLRELGFVAGEPVRVVALAPWGGNPMVVQVGATRFALRRDEAARVQVRLG